From Nicotiana tabacum cultivar K326 chromosome 22, ASM71507v2, whole genome shotgun sequence, one genomic window encodes:
- the LOC107771072 gene encoding calcium uniporter protein 6, mitochondrial: MWRTSCNLLKRTVTSASISHGTRTFPIPVMDYRSGCFCGSTRMMGGYYFSSASTGNGENKNNMNNGDFITHEEAKRLMRLVNVEELKWKLGMENTEVIGYSELLKACEKMGVAKTRDEAVGFARVLDEAGVILVFRDKVYLHPDKVVDEIRKAVPLALLPNDDPTIDELKILQEKMDKIDELAHKQVRRILWTGLGAGLLQVGLFFRLTFWEFSWDVMEPIAFFTTTTGIVVGYAYFLVTSRDPSYQDVLKRLFLSRQRKLIKKYNFDIQRFVELQKKIRVPVSSQASMKHRLGVELEAEDLLHGH; the protein is encoded by the exons ATGTGGAGAACTTCGTGTAATTTATTGAAACGTACTGTTACATCAGCGTCTATCAGCCATGGGACAAGAACATTTCCCATTCCGGTTATGGATTATCGATCCGGGTGTTTTTGCGGGTCGACCCGAATGATGGGTGGGTACTATTTCAGCTCAGCTTCAACAGGGAATGGGGAAAACAAGAATAATATGAATAATGGGGATTTTATTACGCACGAGGAAGCTAAGAGGCTGATGAGATTGGTGAATGTTGAGGAGCTGAAGTGGAAATTAGGGATGGAAAATACGGAGGTTATTGGATACAGTGAGCTGTTAAAAGCTTGTGAAAAAATGGGTGTGGCTAAAACGCGTGATGAGGCGGTTGGTTTTGCTAGAGTACTTGACGAGGCTGGTGTCATTTTGGTCTTCAGAGATAAAGTTTACCTTCATCCTGATAAG gTAGTGGATGAAATTAGAAAGGCAGTTCCCCTAGCACTTCTACCCAATGATGACCCCACGATAGATGAACTAAAGATTCTGCAGGAGAAGATGGATAAAATTGATGAGCTTGCACATAAGCAGGTGCGTCGCATTTTATGGACTGGGTTAGGAGCTGGCCTCTTGCAAGTTGGTCTCTTCTTCCGTCTAACGTTCTGGGAATTCTCTTGGGATGTGATGGAACCAATTGCTTTTTTCACAACTACTACTGGGATAGTAGTAGGTTATGCTTATTTCCTTGTTACTTCTAGAGACCCGTCATACCAAGATGTGTTGAAGAGGCTCTTCCTCTCAAGGCAGAGGAAGCTGATCAAGAAGTATAATTTTGATATTCAGAGGTTTGTGGAATTACAAAAGAAAATCAGAGTACCAGTGAGTAGTCAAGCTTCAATGAAACATCGGTTAGGGGTGGAACTGGAAGCTGAGGATCTTTTACACGGTCACTAA